From a region of the Synechococcus sp. PCC 7502 genome:
- a CDS encoding sodium:proton antiporter, whose amino-acid sequence MNVTDLVKVSIILLLVATGVALLSRRLRVPYVTGLVLAGLPITELLSRRIGLDPALVLNLFLPILIFEAGINTDVSRLRSTFKPIALLAGPGALVSSGIIAVLLKFGLGLEWIPALFVGVILANTDTVSMIAVFKEIPVPARLSSIVEGETLFNDAAALVAFNLIFQVYATGSLTVIEGIQQLLFIAIGGGIVGGVLGYLCIPIFTRLDDPLGSLLLTVALALGTFQVGQMLGVSGAVAVVIAALIFGNLGLSANTSASTKITLSSFWEYASFTVNTFIFLLIGLEINLVTLWMTLPAILFAVLAFQIGRIVTVYPLLTGVRWIDRAIPLRWQHLMFFGNIKGSLSMALALSLPTTLPGRDILIAIVFGCVLVSLIGQGLSLPWLVKRLNLSQVSADQHQVEELQAQLITGKAAQDELDSLLKSGVLPKSVYEEMRSSYQVRIAGAEKTLREFYNRRPEESEPQSGDRQKLDTIRRQLLLAEKGALNEALRKRILSEGIVRGRIQVIDQQLLQLDDN is encoded by the coding sequence GTGAATGTTACCGATCTAGTTAAGGTTTCCATAATTCTCTTACTCGTTGCCACTGGGGTTGCGTTATTGTCACGGCGGTTGCGTGTTCCCTATGTTACAGGGCTAGTATTGGCAGGTTTACCAATCACAGAATTGTTATCACGGCGGATTGGCTTAGACCCTGCCCTAGTTTTAAATCTTTTTCTACCCATTCTAATTTTTGAAGCTGGAATTAATACGGATGTTAGTCGTCTGCGCAGTACATTTAAACCCATAGCACTTCTCGCTGGACCGGGGGCTTTAGTTTCTAGTGGAATTATTGCGGTTCTCTTAAAGTTTGGGCTGGGACTAGAGTGGATACCTGCTTTATTTGTGGGTGTAATTCTAGCAAATACTGATACGGTTTCTATGATTGCTGTGTTTAAGGAAATCCCAGTTCCCGCCAGACTTTCTAGCATTGTGGAAGGAGAAACCCTTTTTAATGATGCGGCGGCTTTGGTTGCATTTAATCTGATTTTTCAAGTGTATGCCACAGGCTCTCTAACAGTTATAGAGGGCATCCAACAACTGCTATTTATTGCGATTGGCGGCGGCATTGTAGGAGGAGTTCTAGGTTATTTATGCATTCCTATATTCACTCGTTTGGATGATCCCCTTGGTAGTTTATTACTAACAGTTGCTCTTGCCCTTGGTACTTTTCAAGTTGGACAGATGTTGGGGGTGTCAGGAGCAGTAGCGGTAGTAATTGCAGCTTTAATTTTTGGCAATTTAGGGCTTTCTGCCAATACTTCTGCCTCAACTAAAATTACTCTATCCAGCTTTTGGGAATATGCCAGTTTTACCGTTAATACCTTTATTTTTCTCTTAATTGGCTTAGAAATTAATTTGGTGACTTTATGGATGACTTTACCAGCAATTCTATTTGCAGTTTTAGCATTTCAGATAGGACGAATTGTCACAGTCTATCCTTTGCTAACAGGCGTGCGGTGGATTGATCGTGCCATTCCCCTGCGTTGGCAGCATCTAATGTTTTTTGGCAATATCAAAGGCTCTCTCTCTATGGCATTGGCTTTAAGCTTGCCGACAACTCTACCTGGACGAGATATTCTGATTGCTATCGTCTTTGGCTGTGTACTGGTGTCACTGATTGGACAGGGTTTAAGCTTACCGTGGCTAGTAAAACGCTTAAATTTATCTCAGGTTTCCGCTGATCAGCATCAGGTTGAGGAATTACAGGCACAGCTAATAACAGGTAAGGCGGCACAGGATGAATTAGACAGCCTATTGAAATCAGGAGTGCTACCAAAATCTGTCTATGAAGAAATGCGGTCTAGTTATCAAGTTCGTATTGCTGGTGCCGAAAAAACACTAAGAGAATTTTATAATCGTCGCCCTGAAGAATCTGAGCCTCAAAGTGGCGATCGCCAGAAACTGGATACTATTCGACGGCAGTTACTATTGGCAGAAAAAGGCGCATTAAATGAGGCATTGCGGAAGCGGATTTTATCTGAAGGAATTGTCCGAGGACGAATTCAAGTCATTGATCAGCAATTATTACAGCTTGATGATAATTAA
- a CDS encoding TrkA family potassium uptake protein — protein MYVLIGGAGLVGLSLAQKLIELGHTVAVIDIDPVACRYAREQVGAMAFEGSAVSTEVLLEAGIRKAGSMAAVLRSDALNLAMVTLAKHYGVPHVLSRMRHTDFTEPLRIAGANHIISTVELGVATMVNAIEFPEVESMMHFEQGQIEVLKLSIPNNCYVVGRSVAEIAQDQRFPTGSLIIGYQPHPHEDLMIPNGSTVLEPYSTVLIVTKPKCLHQVIDFIEGCK, from the coding sequence ATGTACGTACTAATTGGCGGTGCAGGCTTGGTTGGGCTATCTTTAGCGCAAAAACTTATAGAACTGGGACATACTGTTGCCGTCATTGATATTGATCCAGTAGCCTGTCGTTATGCCCGTGAGCAAGTTGGTGCAATGGCTTTTGAAGGTAGTGCTGTAAGTACCGAAGTATTATTAGAAGCAGGAATTCGTAAAGCTGGCTCTATGGCTGCGGTCTTGAGAAGTGATGCCTTAAATTTGGCAATGGTAACTTTGGCTAAACATTATGGTGTTCCCCATGTTTTGAGTAGAATGCGCCACACTGATTTTACTGAACCCCTACGCATTGCTGGAGCTAACCATATTATCAGTACTGTTGAACTTGGAGTTGCGACTATGGTAAATGCGATCGAATTTCCTGAAGTCGAGTCAATGATGCATTTTGAGCAGGGACAAATTGAAGTGTTAAAACTATCTATTCCTAATAACTGTTATGTTGTGGGTCGCAGTGTCGCTGAAATTGCCCAAGATCAACGCTTTCCCACTGGCTCTTTAATTATTGGCTATCAACCTCATCCCCACGAAGACTTAATGATTCCCAATGGCAGCACAGTATTAGAGCCATATTCAACTGTTTTAATCGTAACTAAACCAAAGTGTTTACATCAAGTTATAGATTTTATTGAGGGCTGTAAATAG
- a CDS encoding phosphate/phosphite/phosphonate ABC transporter substrate-binding protein, which yields MVSRRLFLSQFLMGLLAGCATEKLVTRNKLVIGIVSYGEGNKTIDQYGRFQDYLATQTNTLIELEPAFNEVKALEQIQRHNWSLVFATPGLAAVAISQEKYLPLFSMEGSPNLRSVLVVRKDSPVQKILDLQNQAIALGQIGSATGYYLPIYELYGLKLAEILFAPTPKAILEMVNSGEVAAGAVSKTEYDRFSSEFGQQKFRILPSVSQGVPPGMVLLSPTVERNLQEQIVTAMKSASPTIIAEAGYITNVPPPDYTFLIEVVKRVKPIVTRIRQKPAPLYEKNDEKK from the coding sequence ATGGTTTCACGTCGATTATTCCTAAGTCAATTTTTAATGGGGCTACTGGCTGGTTGTGCCACCGAGAAACTGGTCACCAGAAATAAGCTTGTGATTGGCATTGTTAGTTATGGTGAGGGCAACAAGACTATTGATCAGTATGGACGCTTTCAAGATTATTTAGCGACCCAAACGAATACATTGATTGAACTAGAGCCAGCTTTTAATGAAGTTAAGGCATTAGAACAAATCCAACGTCACAATTGGTCTTTAGTTTTTGCTACACCTGGGTTAGCTGCGGTTGCCATTTCTCAGGAAAAATACTTACCCTTATTCTCGATGGAAGGCTCTCCCAATCTGCGCTCTGTGCTGGTGGTACGCAAAGATAGCCCTGTCCAAAAAATACTGGATTTGCAAAATCAGGCGATCGCCCTAGGACAAATCGGTTCTGCTACGGGTTACTACTTACCAATATATGAACTATATGGCTTGAAACTGGCAGAGATTTTATTTGCACCCACCCCTAAAGCGATCCTAGAAATGGTAAATAGTGGAGAAGTTGCAGCAGGAGCAGTATCTAAAACAGAATATGATCGATTTAGTAGTGAATTTGGTCAGCAAAAATTCCGTATTCTACCCAGTGTTTCCCAAGGTGTTCCGCCCGGCATGGTTTTACTATCGCCAACAGTGGAACGAAATTTACAAGAGCAAATTGTTACAGCGATGAAATCTGCTTCACCGACAATTATTGCCGAGGCTGGATATATTACCAATGTTCCACCCCCTGACTATACTTTTTTAATTGAAGTGGTAAAGAGGGTTAAGCCAATTGTTACCCGAATTAGACAAAAACCAGCACCATTGTATGAAAAAAATGATGAGAAAAAATGA
- a CDS encoding DUF3365 domain-containing protein encodes MLNNLRLGAKFNLLLITAFLISIVISGIALSAIVNRNAEEQVVSKALILIQTMNSVRNYTSTQVNPQLAARLETESEFLPQTVPGYSAREVFENLRTNRDYADFFYKEATLNPTNLRDKADSFESDLIQSFRNNLSTKELTGFRSFPGGDLFYIARPITIGKESCLRCHSTPEAAPKSMIASYGRDNGFGWKLNEVVGAQIISVPSQEIINNSRQSLILVMLVVCSIFAITILIINLLLKQAVIKPLKSMAQVAHDVSTGKMDSEFQQTSHDEIGVLANAFNRMKLSLVMAMEMLNKPQ; translated from the coding sequence ATGTTAAATAATCTTAGACTTGGTGCAAAGTTTAACCTACTGCTAATAACAGCTTTTCTAATTAGTATTGTGATTAGTGGGATAGCTTTGTCAGCGATCGTAAATCGTAATGCGGAGGAGCAAGTTGTTTCTAAAGCTTTAATTTTGATTCAAACTATGAACTCTGTGCGTAATTATACTAGTACGCAAGTTAATCCACAGTTGGCAGCCAGATTAGAGACAGAATCAGAGTTTTTACCTCAAACCGTTCCAGGGTACTCTGCCCGTGAAGTCTTTGAAAATCTGCGGACAAATAGGGACTATGCCGACTTTTTCTATAAAGAAGCCACATTAAACCCCACGAATTTAAGGGATAAAGCGGATAGCTTTGAGTCAGATTTAATCCAGAGTTTTCGGAATAACTTGAGTACAAAAGAATTAACAGGCTTTCGTTCTTTTCCTGGTGGAGATTTATTTTATATTGCTCGACCCATAACTATTGGCAAAGAAAGTTGCTTACGTTGTCACAGCACCCCTGAAGCTGCCCCCAAAAGTATGATTGCTAGTTACGGACGGGATAATGGCTTTGGTTGGAAGTTAAATGAAGTTGTGGGTGCTCAGATTATTTCTGTTCCTTCCCAAGAGATTATTAATAATTCTCGACAGTCTTTAATATTAGTGATGTTGGTGGTGTGTAGTATATTTGCGATTACTATTTTGATTATTAATTTACTGTTAAAACAGGCGGTAATTAAACCCCTCAAGAGTATGGCTCAGGTTGCCCATGATGTGAGTACGGGAAAAATGGATAGTGAATTTCAGCAGACATCCCATGATGAGATCGGAGTTTTAGCTAATGCCTTTAACCGCATGAAACTAAGTTTGGTAATGGCAATGGAAATGTTAAATAAGCCTCAATAG
- a CDS encoding serine/threonine-protein kinase translates to MTNSQHSNSWIGQSIGDRQRYRITNRLGGGGMGDVFLAVDTLLGQQVALKLLKEKLLSEGDIRQRFEREVLLCAAIQSENVVQVKDYGVSSDGYPFFVMEYLQGQTLGQLLQKEKRLSIERTVGIISQVCDGLHSAHTGVIMSHDGATLGERVQFVHRDLKPENIFLVRTSLGELVKVLDFGIAKVFSRDQQSTNTGLFMGTFQYAAPEQIEVRKDLDLRADIYSIGMILYEMLSGTDPFGCSLEGRAAGGTCWLRSHISEPPRSLRSQPNCDHIPVNLEAVVMQCLRKSPNGRFSSVMALSQALQAAAKVKLDATTMLKSMRTSDSDLAKTTPMQAIQPRPTSVIKSQDSQEANVSLTQIQSKLEQILLNYVGPIASILIKQASLKATNPSDLIELISQQIPPAQQSEFKTAIKAAIAKINTEDDKEINKEAIPQTKPSIKTISVLNLNANHEISQDFINYCEQELAEIIGPMAQIILKKALANRPSQNQLVDMLAQHIPNPASAAKFRQSLIS, encoded by the coding sequence ATGACAAACTCTCAGCACTCAAATTCTTGGATTGGGCAGTCTATTGGTGATCGGCAAAGATATCGGATTACCAATCGACTTGGCGGCGGTGGCATGGGAGATGTGTTCTTGGCGGTAGATACTCTATTGGGGCAGCAGGTAGCTTTAAAGTTGCTGAAGGAAAAACTTCTATCCGAAGGAGATATCAGGCAAAGATTTGAACGGGAGGTATTACTATGTGCTGCCATTCAAAGTGAAAATGTTGTACAGGTAAAAGATTATGGCGTTAGCAGCGATGGCTATCCCTTCTTTGTCATGGAATATTTACAAGGTCAAACCCTAGGGCAGCTATTACAAAAAGAGAAACGGCTTTCCATAGAACGAACGGTAGGAATTATCAGCCAAGTTTGCGATGGCTTACATAGCGCTCATACGGGAGTAATAATGTCCCATGATGGAGCTACATTGGGAGAAAGGGTGCAGTTTGTGCATCGAGACCTAAAGCCCGAAAATATTTTTTTGGTACGTACTTCCCTTGGTGAACTGGTAAAGGTTTTAGACTTTGGTATTGCTAAGGTTTTTAGTCGAGATCAGCAATCTACAAATACGGGCTTGTTCATGGGAACTTTTCAGTATGCTGCGCCTGAACAAATAGAGGTTAGAAAAGATTTAGATCTGCGCGCAGATATCTATAGCATCGGGATGATTCTTTATGAAATGCTCAGTGGGACTGATCCCTTTGGCTGTAGCCTAGAAGGTCGTGCCGCAGGAGGTACTTGTTGGTTACGATCGCATATTTCCGAACCCCCGCGATCGCTCCGTTCCCAACCAAATTGTGACCATATACCAGTTAATCTGGAGGCAGTTGTCATGCAGTGTTTGAGAAAGTCACCCAACGGACGTTTTAGCTCAGTTATGGCGTTAAGCCAAGCTTTACAAGCAGCCGCAAAAGTCAAACTCGATGCTACAACCATGCTCAAATCCATGAGGACATCCGACTCTGATTTGGCTAAAACCACGCCAATGCAAGCTATTCAGCCTCGCCCCACCTCAGTTATAAAATCACAGGACTCACAGGAAGCAAATGTTAGTCTTACTCAGATTCAATCAAAGCTAGAGCAAATTCTCCTGAACTATGTGGGACCAATTGCATCGATCCTAATTAAGCAGGCAAGCTTAAAAGCTACAAACCCCTCAGATTTAATAGAGCTAATTAGTCAACAAATTCCACCCGCCCAACAGTCAGAGTTTAAAACAGCAATTAAAGCTGCGATCGCTAAAATTAATACAGAAGATGATAAAGAGATTAATAAAGAAGCTATACCGCAAACAAAACCATCGATCAAAACTATTTCTGTCCTCAATCTAAACGCAAATCATGAAATAAGTCAGGATTTTATTAATTACTGCGAACAAGAACTGGCGGAAATAATCGGACCAATGGCACAAATTATCCTAAAAAAAGCTTTGGCAAATCGCCCCTCTCAGAATCAGCTAGTGGATATGCTGGCTCAACACATCCCTAATCCTGCGTCTGCCGCTAAATTTCGTCAAAGTTTGATTTCTTAA